The genomic stretch GGATCGAAACATAAGCAGCACGGCATCTTTCAACTCGCCACCATCCAGAAATACATCTATATTCATGGTAACCTCGTCAGTGGTAAATATTCAAGGACATTCAAAAACAATAGATTGCTTGAGAACGAGAGTAAAGACGGTTGCCAGATGCCGCGCAGGAACTATCTGTAACCTCAAACATTATCAGGAGTTGAGGAATGGAAAACAACCGGACCGTCGCCGTGCTTGGCGCCACGGGCTACATCGGAGGCCGCCTGGTCGCTGCCCTGCTCGAACGAGGCTGGAAAGTGCGCGCAGTGGGGCGCAATCCGGAGAAGCTGCGATGCAGGCCCTTCGCCACCCACGAGAACGTGGAACTGGCCCAGGCCGACGCCCTGGATCAATCTGCGCTGACCGAGGCACTGCGCGGATGTCACGCGGCCTACTACCTGGTCCATTCCATGTATCCGGGAGTGAAGAATTTCGAGGACCGCGACAAGCGCGCTGCCATCATCATGCGCGACGCGGCCAAAGAGGCCGGTCTTGAAAGGATCATTTATCTGGGGGGCCTCGGCGACATGGACAAGGATTTGAGCGAGCATCTCAAATCGCGTATGGAGGTAGGTGAGATTCTGGGCAGCGGGCCGGTCCCCCTGACCTGGCTGCGGGCGGCCATGATCATTGGTTCGGGCAGCGCATCCTTCGAGATTCTGCGCTATCTGGTGGACCGCCTGCCGGTCATGATCACTCCGGCCTGGGTCAAGTCCCTGTGCCAGCCCATCGCCGTGAGCAACGTGCTCGAATATCTGGCAGGCTGTCTCGAACATCCCGAGACGGCCGGGCGCACCATGGACATCGGCGGGCCTGACATCCTGAGCTACCGCGACCTTTTCGACATTTACGCACGCGTGGCCGGGCTGCGGCCGCGCCTCATCATACCGATCCCCGTCCTGACCCCGAAACTCTCCTCCTACTGGATTCAGATGGTGACGCCGGTCCCGTCCAGCCTTTCGCGCCCCCTGGCCGAAGGACTGCGCAACAAGGTCGTGTGCCGGGAAAACAGCATCAGGGAGCTTGTTCCGGCCCGCCTGCTCACATGCGAAGAGGCCATCAGACGAGCCCTCGACCGCACGGTCCGGCACGAGGTGGAAACCTGCTGGTCCGACGCGGGCATGCAGCGCGTGCCGGAATGGATTGACTGCGGCGATGCGCCCTACGCCGGGGGGACGGTACTGGAGTCGGCGCATACCCTGACCCTGGCCGCCACCCCGTCCCAGGTCTGGAAGGCCATCGTCCGCCTCGGCGGGAACGAGGGCTGGCTGTATGGGGACTGGATGTGGAAACTCCGGGGCATCAGCGACAAACTTATCGGCGGTCCGGGCCTGCGTCGCGGACGGCGTGACCCGGATACGCTGCGCGTCGGTGACGCCCTGGACTTCTGGCGGGTGCTGGTGGTCGACGAAAATCGGCGCCTGCGCCTGCTGGCCGAAATGAAACTGCCGGGCGAAGCCCTGCTCCAGTTCGATATCGATGAAGAAGGTTCAGGCCGCACCAGAGTAACCCTGCGCGCCCGCTTCCTGCCCAGAGGCTTGATGGGCATCCTCTACTGGTACCTGCTCATGCCCGTACATGGACCGCTCTTTCGGGGCATGCTCACGGCGCTGGCCCGCAAGACCGGAGGAAAAATTCTTTTCGGCCCCATCACCCCACCCAAGGAGGGCTCGCAATGCCGACTCTGATGACACAACCGAACTTTGTGGAGACCACCATCGCCGAACCGGGGATCCGCGAAACCCTGGAGAGCATCCTTGGCCAACAACGCTCCGGAGTTCTGGCGACCTCCTTCATGGACATACCGCTGTGCAGCCAGATGGCCTTCGTGGCGGCACATGACCTGCGGACCCTGATCCTCGTCACGCCGCGGCAAACCGCAAAATACGACAACATGAGCGCAAATCCCAACGTCTCTTTCCTGATCAGCACGGCCCGCAACGATCCGTCCGATCCCGCCAGCGCCCAGGCCGTGACGGTGACGGCCTTTGCCACCGAACTCGACGGAGAACGCAGGCACAGGGCGGTGACACTCTTTTCAAAAAGGCATCCGGAACTGAGTGCCTTCGCGGCCGCGTCCGACAGCGCGGTCATGGAACTCAA from Deltaproteobacteria bacterium HGW-Deltaproteobacteria-18 encodes the following:
- a CDS encoding DUF2867 domain-containing protein, with the translated sequence MENNRTVAVLGATGYIGGRLVAALLERGWKVRAVGRNPEKLRCRPFATHENVELAQADALDQSALTEALRGCHAAYYLVHSMYPGVKNFEDRDKRAAIIMRDAAKEAGLERIIYLGGLGDMDKDLSEHLKSRMEVGEILGSGPVPLTWLRAAMIIGSGSASFEILRYLVDRLPVMITPAWVKSLCQPIAVSNVLEYLAGCLEHPETAGRTMDIGGPDILSYRDLFDIYARVAGLRPRLIIPIPVLTPKLSSYWIQMVTPVPSSLSRPLAEGLRNKVVCRENSIRELVPARLLTCEEAIRRALDRTVRHEVETCWSDAGMQRVPEWIDCGDAPYAGGTVLESAHTLTLAATPSQVWKAIVRLGGNEGWLYGDWMWKLRGISDKLIGGPGLRRGRRDPDTLRVGDALDFWRVLVVDENRRLRLLAEMKLPGEALLQFDIDEEGSGRTRVTLRARFLPRGLMGILYWYLLMPVHGPLFRGMLTALARKTGGKILFGPITPPKEGSQCRL